From a region of the Rhinolophus sinicus isolate RSC01 linkage group LG04, ASM3656204v1, whole genome shotgun sequence genome:
- the GRHPR gene encoding glyoxylate reductase/hydroxypyruvate reductase — protein MRPVRLMKVFVTRRIPPEGRAALAQAPDCEVEQWDSDEPIPNKELERGVAGAHGLLCLLSERVDEKLLNTAGPNLKVISTMSVGVDHLALDEIKKRGIRVGYTPDVLTDSTAELAVSLLLTTCRRLPEAIEEVKNGGWTSWKPLWLCGYGLTGSTVGIIGLGRIGQAIARRLKPFGVQRFVYTGRQPKPQEAAEFQAEFVSTPQLAAESDFIVVTCSLTPATKGLCNKDFFQQMKKTAVFVNISRGDVVNQDDLYQALTSGQIAAAGLDVTTPEPLPTNHPLLTLKNCVILPHIGSATHGTRNIMSLLAANNLLAGLRGEPMPSELQL, from the exons ATGAGGCCAGTGCGACTCATGAAGGTGTTCGTCACCCGCAGGATCCCCCCCGAGGGCAGGGCAGCGCTCGCTCAAGCCCCAGA CTGTGAAGTGGAGCAGTGGGATTCGGACGAGCCCATCCCCAACAAGGAGCTGGAGCGAGGTGTGGCCGGGGCACATGGCCTGCTTTGCCTCCTCTCTGAGCGTGTGGACGAGAAGCTCCTGAACACTGCAG GACCCAATCTCAAAGTCATCAGCACAATGTCTGTGGGCGTGGACCACTTGGCTTTGGATGAAATCAAGAAGCG CGGGATCCGTGTGGGCTACACCCCAGATGTCCTGACAGACTCCACTGCAGAACTCGCTGTCTCCCTGCTGCTCACCACATGTCGCCGGCTGCCGGAGGCCATTGAGGAAGTGAAGAA CGGTGGCTGGACCTCGTGGAAGCCCCTGTGGTTGTGTGGCTACGGCCTCACAGGCAGCACCGTCGGCATCATCGGGCTGGGACGCATCG GCCAGGCCATTGCTCGGCGTCTGAAACCGTTCGGGGTCCAGAGATTTGTGTACACAGGACGCCAGCCCAAGCCTCAGGAAGCAGCAGAATTCCAGGCAGAGTTTG TGTCCACCCCCCAGCTGGCTGCTGAGTCTGATTTCATCGTTGTGACCTGCTCCTTAACACCTGCAACCAAGGGGCTCTGCAACAAGGACTTCTTCCAGCAAATGAAGAAAACGGCTGTGTTTGTCAACATCAGCAG GGGAGACGTGGTAAACCAGGACGACCTGTACCAGGCCTTGACCAGCGGTCAGATTGCAGCTGCTGGGCTGGATGTGACGACCCCAGAACCACTGCCTACAAACCACCCTCTCTTGACCCTGAAGAACTGTG TGATCCTGCCCCACATTGGCAGTGCCACCCATGGAACCCGAAACATCATGTCCCTGCTGGCAGCTAACAACCTGCTGGCTGGCCTGAGAGGGGAGCCAATGCCCAGTGAACTCCAGCTGTAG
- the ZBTB5 gene encoding zinc finger and BTB domain-containing protein 5 isoform X2 has protein sequence MDFPGHFEQIFQQLNYQRLHGQLCDCVIVVGNRHFKAHRSVLAACSTHFRALFSVAEGDQTMNMIQLDSEVVTAEAFAALIDMMYTSTLMLGESNVMDVLLAASHLHLNSVVKACKHYLTTRTLPMSPPSERVQEQSARMQRFFMLQQLGLSIVSSALNSNQSGEEQPAPMSSSMRSTLDPRTPFPMRRLHKRKQSAEERARQRLRPALDESAMSNVTAENGPSGVHPREEFFSPDSLKIVENPKADGMTDNQEDSAIMFDQSFGAQEDAQVPSQSDNGAGNMAPLAMASRATQVETSFEQEAATEKSGFQCENPEVGLGEKEHMRVVVKSEPLSSPEPQDEVSDVTSQAEGSESVEVEGVVVSAEKIDLSPESSDRSFSDPQSSTDRVGDIHILEVTNNLDHKSTFSISNFLNKSRGSNFSANQSNDDNIPNTTSDCRLECEGPYLLSPEAGPAGGPSSAPGSHVENPFSEPADSHFVRPMQEAMGLPCVQTSGYQGEQFGMDFSRSGLGLHSSFSRVMMGSSRGKASNFPYYRRIAPKMPIVTSVRSSQIPENSASSQLMMNGATSSFENGHPSQPGPPQLTRASADVLSKCKKALSEHNVLVVEGARKYACKICCKTFLTLTDCKKHIRVHTGEKPYACLKCGKRFSQSSHLYKHSKTTCLRWQSSSLPSTLL, from the coding sequence ATGGATTTTCCTGGACACTTTGAACAGATCTTCCAGCAGCTGAACTACCAAAGACTTCACGGCCAGCTCTGTGATTGTGTCATCGTAGTGGGGAATAGGCACTTTAAGGCGCACCGCTCTGTCCTGGCAGCCTGCAGCACGCATTTCCGAGCCCTGTTCTCAGTGGCAGAGGGAGATCAGACCATGAACATGATCCAGCTGGACAGCGAGGTGGTGACGGCGGAGGCCTTCGCCGCGCTGATTGACATGATGTACACGTCCACCCTCATGCTGGGGGAGAGCAATGTTATGGATGTCTTATTGGCAGCCTCTCACCTGCATTTGAACTCGGTGGTTAAGGCCTGTAAACATTACCTAACGACAAGGACACTGCCCATGTCTCCCCCCAGTGAGCGTGTTCAGGAGCAGAGCGCCCGCATGCAGCGCTTCTTTATGCTGCAGCAGCTCGGACTAAGCATCGTGAGCTCAGCCCTCAATTCCAACCAGAGTGGCGAGGAGCAGCCGGCCCCCATGAGCTCCTCAATGCGCAGTACGCTGGACCCGCGGACGCCCTTCCCCATGAGACGCCTTCATAAGCGCAAGCAGTCTGCCGAGGAACGGGCCAGGCAGCGCCTCCGACCCGCCCTGGACGAGTCGGCCATGTCCAATGTTACAGCAGAGAATGGGCCGTCGGGGGTTCATCCTCGGGAGGAGTTCTTCTCACCAGATTCTCTGAAAATTGTGGAGAACCCGAAGGCCGACGGGATGACGGACAACCAGGAAGATAGCGCCATCATGTTTGACCAGTCCTTCGGTGCGCAAGAAGATGCCCAGGTGCCCAGCCAGTCGGACAACGGCGCCGGCAACATGGCCCCACTGGCCATGGCTTCCCGTGCAACTCAGGTGGAGACGAGTTTTGAGCAGGAAGCTGCAACTGAGAAAAGTGGTTTTCAGTGCGAAAACCCTGAGGTTGGCCTCGGTGAGAAGGAGCACATGAGAGTGGTGGTCAAATCTGAGCCGCTGAGCTCTCCTGAGCCTCAGGATGAAGTGAGTGATGTGACCTCACAAGCAGAAGGCAGCGAGTCAGTGGAAGTGGAAGGAGTTGTGGTCAGTGCCGAGAAGATAGACCTCAGCCCGGAAAGCAGCGATCGGAGTTTTTCAGATCCGCAGTCGAGCACGGACAGGGTAGGTGACATCCACATTTTGGAAGTCACAAATAACTTAGATCACAAGTCCACTTTCAGCATTTCAAATTTCCTTAACAAGAGCAGAGGAAGTAACTTTAGTGCAAATCAGAGCAATGACGATAATATCCCAAACACCACAAGTGACTGCAGGCTGGAGTGTGAGGGCCCGTATTTGTTGAGTCCAGAGGCTGGGCCTGCGGGCGGGCCCTCCTCAGCGCCCGGGTCTCACGTGGAGAACCCATTCAGCGAGCCTGCAGACTCCCACTTTGTTAGGCCCATGCAGGAGGCGATGGGCCTGCCATGTGTGCAGACTTCAGGCTATCAAGGAGAACAGTTTGGGATGGATTTTTCCAGGTCTGGATTGGGCCTCCACTCCTCCTTCTCCAGGGTAATGATGGGCTCCTCAAGAGGAAAGGCCAGTAACTTTCCATACTACCGCCGCATAGCTCCCAAAATGCCAATTGTAACTTCTGTCAGGAGCTCACAGATCCCAGAAAACTCTGCCAGTTCCCAGTTAATGATGAATGGGGCCACGTCCTCATTTGAAAATGGCCATCCTTCCCAGCCTGGCCCTCCGCAGTTGACCCGGGCATCTGCTGATGTCCTATCCAAGTGCAAGAAGGCCTTATCAGAGCACAACgtcttggttgtggagggagCTCGCAAGTATGCCTGCAAAATCTGCTGCAAGACTTTCCTGACCTTGACAGATTGCAAGAAGCACATCCGTGTTCACACAGGTGAAAAACCCTATGCCTGCCTCAAGTGCGGCAAGAGGTTCAGCCAGTCCAGCCACCTGTATAAACATTCGAAGACAACCTGCCTGCGCTGGCAGAGCAGCAGTCTTCCCAGCACTTTGCTCTAA
- the ZBTB5 gene encoding zinc finger and BTB domain-containing protein 5 isoform X1: MIMDFPGHFEQIFQQLNYQRLHGQLCDCVIVVGNRHFKAHRSVLAACSTHFRALFSVAEGDQTMNMIQLDSEVVTAEAFAALIDMMYTSTLMLGESNVMDVLLAASHLHLNSVVKACKHYLTTRTLPMSPPSERVQEQSARMQRFFMLQQLGLSIVSSALNSNQSGEEQPAPMSSSMRSTLDPRTPFPMRRLHKRKQSAEERARQRLRPALDESAMSNVTAENGPSGVHPREEFFSPDSLKIVENPKADGMTDNQEDSAIMFDQSFGAQEDAQVPSQSDNGAGNMAPLAMASRATQVETSFEQEAATEKSGFQCENPEVGLGEKEHMRVVVKSEPLSSPEPQDEVSDVTSQAEGSESVEVEGVVVSAEKIDLSPESSDRSFSDPQSSTDRVGDIHILEVTNNLDHKSTFSISNFLNKSRGSNFSANQSNDDNIPNTTSDCRLECEGPYLLSPEAGPAGGPSSAPGSHVENPFSEPADSHFVRPMQEAMGLPCVQTSGYQGEQFGMDFSRSGLGLHSSFSRVMMGSSRGKASNFPYYRRIAPKMPIVTSVRSSQIPENSASSQLMMNGATSSFENGHPSQPGPPQLTRASADVLSKCKKALSEHNVLVVEGARKYACKICCKTFLTLTDCKKHIRVHTGEKPYACLKCGKRFSQSSHLYKHSKTTCLRWQSSSLPSTLL, translated from the coding sequence GATCATGGATTTTCCTGGACACTTTGAACAGATCTTCCAGCAGCTGAACTACCAAAGACTTCACGGCCAGCTCTGTGATTGTGTCATCGTAGTGGGGAATAGGCACTTTAAGGCGCACCGCTCTGTCCTGGCAGCCTGCAGCACGCATTTCCGAGCCCTGTTCTCAGTGGCAGAGGGAGATCAGACCATGAACATGATCCAGCTGGACAGCGAGGTGGTGACGGCGGAGGCCTTCGCCGCGCTGATTGACATGATGTACACGTCCACCCTCATGCTGGGGGAGAGCAATGTTATGGATGTCTTATTGGCAGCCTCTCACCTGCATTTGAACTCGGTGGTTAAGGCCTGTAAACATTACCTAACGACAAGGACACTGCCCATGTCTCCCCCCAGTGAGCGTGTTCAGGAGCAGAGCGCCCGCATGCAGCGCTTCTTTATGCTGCAGCAGCTCGGACTAAGCATCGTGAGCTCAGCCCTCAATTCCAACCAGAGTGGCGAGGAGCAGCCGGCCCCCATGAGCTCCTCAATGCGCAGTACGCTGGACCCGCGGACGCCCTTCCCCATGAGACGCCTTCATAAGCGCAAGCAGTCTGCCGAGGAACGGGCCAGGCAGCGCCTCCGACCCGCCCTGGACGAGTCGGCCATGTCCAATGTTACAGCAGAGAATGGGCCGTCGGGGGTTCATCCTCGGGAGGAGTTCTTCTCACCAGATTCTCTGAAAATTGTGGAGAACCCGAAGGCCGACGGGATGACGGACAACCAGGAAGATAGCGCCATCATGTTTGACCAGTCCTTCGGTGCGCAAGAAGATGCCCAGGTGCCCAGCCAGTCGGACAACGGCGCCGGCAACATGGCCCCACTGGCCATGGCTTCCCGTGCAACTCAGGTGGAGACGAGTTTTGAGCAGGAAGCTGCAACTGAGAAAAGTGGTTTTCAGTGCGAAAACCCTGAGGTTGGCCTCGGTGAGAAGGAGCACATGAGAGTGGTGGTCAAATCTGAGCCGCTGAGCTCTCCTGAGCCTCAGGATGAAGTGAGTGATGTGACCTCACAAGCAGAAGGCAGCGAGTCAGTGGAAGTGGAAGGAGTTGTGGTCAGTGCCGAGAAGATAGACCTCAGCCCGGAAAGCAGCGATCGGAGTTTTTCAGATCCGCAGTCGAGCACGGACAGGGTAGGTGACATCCACATTTTGGAAGTCACAAATAACTTAGATCACAAGTCCACTTTCAGCATTTCAAATTTCCTTAACAAGAGCAGAGGAAGTAACTTTAGTGCAAATCAGAGCAATGACGATAATATCCCAAACACCACAAGTGACTGCAGGCTGGAGTGTGAGGGCCCGTATTTGTTGAGTCCAGAGGCTGGGCCTGCGGGCGGGCCCTCCTCAGCGCCCGGGTCTCACGTGGAGAACCCATTCAGCGAGCCTGCAGACTCCCACTTTGTTAGGCCCATGCAGGAGGCGATGGGCCTGCCATGTGTGCAGACTTCAGGCTATCAAGGAGAACAGTTTGGGATGGATTTTTCCAGGTCTGGATTGGGCCTCCACTCCTCCTTCTCCAGGGTAATGATGGGCTCCTCAAGAGGAAAGGCCAGTAACTTTCCATACTACCGCCGCATAGCTCCCAAAATGCCAATTGTAACTTCTGTCAGGAGCTCACAGATCCCAGAAAACTCTGCCAGTTCCCAGTTAATGATGAATGGGGCCACGTCCTCATTTGAAAATGGCCATCCTTCCCAGCCTGGCCCTCCGCAGTTGACCCGGGCATCTGCTGATGTCCTATCCAAGTGCAAGAAGGCCTTATCAGAGCACAACgtcttggttgtggagggagCTCGCAAGTATGCCTGCAAAATCTGCTGCAAGACTTTCCTGACCTTGACAGATTGCAAGAAGCACATCCGTGTTCACACAGGTGAAAAACCCTATGCCTGCCTCAAGTGCGGCAAGAGGTTCAGCCAGTCCAGCCACCTGTATAAACATTCGAAGACAACCTGCCTGCGCTGGCAGAGCAGCAGTCTTCCCAGCACTTTGCTCTAA